The following proteins come from a genomic window of Achromobacter deleyi:
- a CDS encoding transporter substrate-binding domain-containing protein: MNRRTLLLSLCTAATLLAAPLTHADTLDDIVKAGTLKVAVPQDFPPFGSVGSDMKPLGYDIDTAALIAKQLGVKLELVPVTSANRVPYLQTRKVDLVISSLGKNPEREKAIDFSDAYAPFFNGVFGPADLKVASAADLAGKTIGVTRGAVEDIELTKIAPPTATLKRYEDNNGTITAFLSGQVPLIATGNVVAAAILARNPPKKPETKFLIKDSPCYIGMNKDEPKLRAKVNEILANAKRDGSLAAISKKWLGADLPKDL, translated from the coding sequence ATGAACCGTAGAACCCTGTTGCTGTCCCTCTGCACCGCCGCCACGCTGCTGGCCGCGCCGCTCACGCATGCCGACACCCTGGACGACATCGTCAAGGCCGGCACCCTCAAGGTCGCCGTGCCGCAGGACTTTCCGCCGTTCGGCTCGGTTGGTTCGGACATGAAGCCGCTGGGTTACGACATCGACACCGCCGCGCTGATCGCCAAGCAGCTGGGCGTGAAGCTGGAATTGGTGCCGGTGACCAGCGCCAACCGCGTGCCGTACCTGCAGACGCGCAAGGTGGACCTGGTGATTTCCAGCCTGGGCAAGAATCCCGAGCGCGAGAAGGCGATCGATTTCTCGGATGCGTATGCGCCGTTCTTCAATGGCGTGTTCGGCCCGGCCGACCTGAAGGTGGCGTCGGCCGCCGACCTGGCGGGCAAGACCATCGGCGTGACGCGTGGCGCGGTCGAGGACATCGAGCTGACCAAGATCGCGCCGCCCACGGCCACGCTCAAGCGTTATGAAGACAACAACGGCACCATCACCGCCTTCCTGTCGGGCCAGGTGCCGCTGATCGCGACCGGCAACGTGGTGGCCGCCGCGATCCTGGCGCGCAATCCGCCCAAGAAGCCGGAGACCAAGTTCCTGATCAAGGATTCGCCCTGCTACATCGGCATGAACAAGGATGAGCCGAAGCTGCGCGCCAAGGTCAACGAGATCCTGGCCAACGCCAAGCGCGATGGTTCGCTGGCGGCGATTTCCAAGAAATGGCTGGGCGCCGACCTGCCCAAGGACCTGTAA
- a CDS encoding amino acid ABC transporter ATP-binding protein — MPLIALEDVRKKFGDNEVLKGVTLRVEPGEVIAIIGKSGSGKSTLLRCVNGLEQIDGGAIMVADAQLGDDELRLRALRLKVGMIFQQFNLFPHLTVGRNVMLSPMVAKRMPQDEAAALARAMLTRVGLEHKFDAWPDELSGGQQQRVAIARALAMQPLALLCDEITSALDPELVNEVLAVVRELAADGMTLLMVTHEMRFAREVCDRVVFMHQGRVHEIGPPEELFTAPATPELRQFLGMTDLAG, encoded by the coding sequence ATGCCCCTCATCGCCCTTGAAGACGTCCGCAAGAAGTTCGGCGACAACGAAGTCCTGAAAGGGGTGACGCTGCGCGTCGAGCCTGGCGAGGTGATCGCCATCATCGGCAAGAGCGGCTCCGGCAAGAGCACGCTGCTGCGCTGCGTGAACGGACTGGAGCAGATCGACGGCGGCGCCATCATGGTGGCCGACGCGCAGCTGGGCGACGACGAGTTGCGGCTGCGCGCGCTGCGGCTGAAGGTGGGCATGATCTTCCAGCAGTTCAACCTGTTCCCGCACCTCACGGTGGGGCGCAACGTGATGCTGTCGCCGATGGTGGCCAAGCGCATGCCGCAGGACGAGGCGGCGGCGCTGGCGCGGGCGATGCTGACGCGGGTGGGGCTGGAACACAAGTTCGACGCCTGGCCCGATGAATTGTCGGGCGGCCAGCAGCAGCGCGTGGCGATCGCCCGCGCGCTGGCGATGCAGCCGCTGGCGCTGCTGTGCGACGAGATCACGTCGGCGCTGGACCCGGAGCTGGTCAACGAAGTGCTGGCGGTGGTGCGCGAGCTGGCCGCCGACGGCATGACGCTGCTGATGGTGACGCACGAGATGCGCTTTGCGCGCGAGGTGTGCGACCGGGTGGTGTTCATGCACCAGGGCCGCGTGCATGAGATCGGGCCGCCCGAGGAACTGTTTACGGCGCCGGCGACGCCGGAGCTGCGGCAGTTCCTGGGGATGACGGATCTGGCCGGATAG
- a CDS encoding amino acid ABC transporter permease — MAYQFDFASVFDYTPVLIKGIGVTVELIAFGAVAGVALGIGCAWARTQGPRWLRAPVTAYVEVVRNTPFLIQLFFVFFGLPSLGVQFNEMQAACLAMALNLGAYSAEIIRAGIDATPKGQYEAGASLAMTRWQVFRHIVLKPALARIWPALSSQIVIVMLGSAVCSQIAAEDLTFAANFIQSRNFRAFEVYFVTTGIYLALAVGLRQLLRMTGRRLFRKAAR; from the coding sequence ATGGCTTATCAATTCGACTTCGCTTCCGTGTTCGATTACACGCCGGTCCTCATCAAGGGCATTGGCGTGACGGTCGAGCTGATCGCCTTTGGCGCGGTGGCGGGCGTGGCGCTGGGCATCGGCTGCGCCTGGGCCCGCACGCAGGGGCCGCGCTGGCTGCGCGCGCCGGTCACCGCCTATGTGGAGGTGGTGCGCAATACGCCGTTCCTGATCCAGCTGTTCTTCGTGTTCTTCGGCCTGCCGTCGCTGGGCGTGCAGTTCAACGAGATGCAGGCGGCCTGCCTGGCGATGGCGCTGAACCTGGGCGCCTACAGCGCCGAGATCATCCGCGCCGGCATCGACGCCACGCCCAAGGGCCAGTACGAGGCCGGCGCCAGCCTGGCGATGACGCGCTGGCAGGTGTTCCGCCATATCGTGCTGAAACCCGCGCTGGCGCGCATCTGGCCGGCCCTGTCGTCGCAGATCGTGATCGTGATGCTGGGGTCGGCGGTGTGCTCGCAGATCGCGGCCGAGGACCTGACGTTCGCGGCCAACTTCATCCAGTCGCGCAATTTCCGCGCATTCGAGGTGTATTTCGTGACCACCGGCATCTATCTGGCGCTGGCGGTGGGGTTGCGCCAGTTGCTGCGCATGACGGGCAGGCGGTTGTTCCGCAAGGCGGCGCGATGA
- a CDS encoding DSD1 family PLP-dependent enzyme has translation MSQEVIRGIALPPPAQAGDPLASVDTPSLVLDLAAFEANLRTMQAWADRHEVALRPHAKAHKCPEIARRQLALGARGICCQKVSEAVPFVAAGITDIHISNEVVGPAKLRLLGQLARAAKLSVCVDNAANLAQISQAMAAAGAEIDVLVEVDVGQGRCGVSDDATVLALAQQARALPGVTFVGLQAYHGSVQHFRTREERAAVCRQAARIAASYQLLLRESGIACDVITGGGTGSVEFDAASGVFTELQAGSYAFMDGDYGANEWDGALAFQNSLFVLSTVMSTPAPDRVILDAGLKSTTAECGPPAIHGAQGLQYAAINDEHGVVRVAAGAQAPALGDTLLLVPSHVDPTFNLHDGLVVYRDGIVRDIWEISARGFSR, from the coding sequence ATGTCCCAGGAAGTCATACGCGGCATTGCGCTGCCCCCGCCCGCGCAGGCCGGCGATCCCCTGGCCAGCGTCGACACGCCCAGCCTGGTGCTGGACCTGGCCGCGTTCGAGGCCAACCTGCGCACCATGCAGGCCTGGGCCGACCGCCACGAGGTCGCGCTGCGGCCCCACGCCAAGGCCCACAAATGTCCCGAGATCGCGCGCCGCCAGCTGGCGCTGGGCGCGCGCGGCATCTGTTGCCAGAAGGTCAGCGAGGCCGTGCCCTTCGTGGCCGCCGGCATCACCGACATCCACATCAGCAACGAAGTGGTCGGCCCGGCCAAGCTGCGCCTCTTGGGCCAGCTGGCGCGCGCCGCCAAGCTCAGCGTCTGCGTCGACAACGCCGCCAACCTGGCGCAGATCTCGCAGGCCATGGCCGCGGCTGGCGCCGAGATCGACGTGCTGGTCGAGGTGGACGTGGGCCAGGGCCGCTGCGGCGTGTCCGATGACGCCACCGTGCTGGCGCTGGCGCAGCAGGCGCGCGCCCTGCCCGGCGTGACCTTCGTCGGGCTGCAGGCGTACCACGGCTCGGTACAGCACTTCCGAACCCGCGAGGAACGCGCCGCCGTCTGCCGCCAGGCCGCGCGCATCGCCGCGTCCTACCAGCTGCTGCTGCGCGAAAGCGGCATCGCCTGCGACGTCATCACCGGCGGCGGCACCGGCAGCGTCGAATTCGACGCCGCCAGCGGCGTCTTCACCGAACTGCAGGCCGGCTCCTACGCCTTCATGGACGGCGACTACGGCGCCAACGAATGGGACGGCGCGCTGGCCTTCCAGAACAGCCTGTTCGTGCTGTCGACCGTGATGAGCACGCCGGCGCCGGACCGCGTCATCCTCGACGCCGGCCTGAAGTCCACCACCGCCGAATGCGGCCCGCCCGCGATCCACGGCGCGCAAGGCCTGCAATACGCCGCCATCAACGACGAACACGGCGTGGTGCGCGTGGCGGCCGGCGCGCAGGCGCCCGCGCTGGGCGACACGCTGCTGCTGGTGCCGTCGCACGTCGACCCCACCTTCAACCTGCACGACGGGCTGGTGGTGTATCGCGACGGCATCGTGCGGGACATCTGGGAAATCTCGGCGCGCGGGTTTTCACGCTGA
- a CDS encoding amino acid ABC transporter permease → MIEFTTWDIVRNLLLAARWTIVLSLVAFVGGALMGTLALMMRTSRVTVMRRVSWAYIELFQGTPLLMQLFLAFFGLSLIGVEVPPWLAAGAALTLWSGAFLAEIWRGCVEAIPKGQWEASASLALGYVQQMRHVVLPQALRIAVAPTVGFAVQIVKSTALTSIIGFTELSKASTVITNATFSPFTVYACAALIYFALCWPLSRLSLRLERKLHAPHRP, encoded by the coding sequence ATGATCGAGTTCACAACCTGGGACATTGTCCGCAACCTGCTGCTGGCCGCGCGCTGGACGATCGTGCTGTCGCTGGTGGCCTTTGTCGGCGGCGCGCTGATGGGCACGCTGGCGCTGATGATGCGGACTTCGCGCGTGACCGTGATGCGGCGCGTGAGCTGGGCCTATATCGAGCTGTTCCAGGGCACGCCGCTGCTGATGCAACTGTTCCTGGCGTTCTTCGGGCTGTCGCTGATCGGCGTGGAGGTGCCGCCATGGCTGGCCGCGGGCGCGGCGCTGACGCTGTGGTCGGGCGCGTTCCTGGCCGAGATCTGGCGCGGCTGCGTGGAAGCGATTCCGAAAGGCCAGTGGGAGGCCTCGGCCAGCCTGGCGCTGGGCTACGTGCAGCAGATGCGCCACGTGGTGCTGCCGCAGGCGCTGCGCATCGCGGTGGCGCCAACCGTTGGCTTCGCGGTGCAGATCGTCAAGAGCACGGCGCTGACCTCCATCATCGGTTTCACCGAGCTGTCCAAGGCCAGCACGGTGATCACCAACGCCACCTTCAGCCCCTTCACCGTCTATGCCTGCGCCGCGCTGATCTATTTCGCGCTGTGCTGGCCCCTGTCGCGCCTCAGCCTCCGGCTGGAAAGGAAGTTGCATGCCCCTCATCGCCCTTGA
- a CDS encoding DUF6630 family protein — translation MAAAPIAMEPLSFDWKTPLPELLDALRQAHAARYPALAAARLDALRAALRDDRADDFLPLLGQELEALGLALIGQDEDDDGIHLLIVPQADASDTLAQIAAHGRQGTRHRQDGAPQGAPAALPRPASGPLAQPGDYLDMAQCLPLASGWACAANRDTAMPELADLRGWPALREVAGKFQPHRGLLASAVAANGVHAWIEQGPDGIASTPYAHLLRASGVEAAPSSRPGLALPPRAAQAQRRTPEFSLGFAGDDLLLVDRGMVFAYRGFATRDDPAIMEPVLLHTAPPQRRPVSDRSAVIPLPDGRACVLCRGQLLLWRDGQLHPLALRHPEATSGDVSHPVACGNGAIAWLEDDALCHADLDALVVNRHEPQQMPAGGMTLQSLPRGWLLLGHWHAPHRSLDLGQLWHPGSGQVLRIRHGALDLDSGIQRALMLPDGDLVVGGQLRHVRLGRFDALLGRLPAA, via the coding sequence ATGGCCGCCGCGCCGATCGCGATGGAGCCGTTGTCCTTCGATTGGAAAACGCCGCTGCCGGAGTTGCTGGACGCGTTGCGGCAGGCCCATGCGGCGCGCTACCCGGCGCTGGCCGCCGCGCGGCTCGATGCACTGCGCGCGGCGTTGCGTGATGACCGCGCCGACGACTTCCTGCCGCTGTTGGGCCAGGAACTGGAAGCGCTGGGGTTGGCGCTGATCGGGCAGGACGAAGACGACGATGGCATCCATCTGCTGATCGTGCCCCAGGCCGACGCCAGCGACACGCTCGCGCAGATCGCGGCTCATGGCCGACAGGGGACGCGGCATCGGCAGGACGGCGCCCCGCAAGGCGCCCCGGCGGCCTTGCCGCGTCCCGCTTCCGGCCCGCTGGCGCAGCCTGGCGATTATCTGGACATGGCGCAATGCTTGCCGCTGGCATCGGGCTGGGCTTGCGCGGCCAACCGCGACACGGCAATGCCGGAACTGGCGGACCTGCGCGGCTGGCCGGCCTTGCGCGAAGTCGCCGGCAAGTTCCAGCCGCATCGCGGCCTGCTGGCGTCGGCCGTCGCCGCGAACGGCGTCCACGCCTGGATCGAGCAAGGCCCAGACGGCATCGCCAGCACGCCGTATGCGCATCTGCTGCGCGCGTCCGGGGTCGAGGCCGCGCCGTCCAGTCGTCCCGGCCTGGCGCTACCGCCGCGCGCGGCGCAGGCGCAGCGCCGCACGCCCGAATTCAGCCTGGGGTTCGCGGGCGATGACCTGCTGCTGGTGGATCGCGGCATGGTCTTCGCGTACCGGGGCTTTGCCACGCGCGATGACCCAGCCATCATGGAACCGGTGTTGCTGCACACCGCGCCGCCGCAACGCCGTCCCGTCAGCGACCGCTCGGCGGTGATCCCGCTGCCCGACGGCCGCGCCTGCGTGCTGTGCCGTGGCCAGCTTCTGCTGTGGCGCGACGGCCAGTTGCATCCCCTGGCATTGCGCCATCCCGAGGCGACGTCGGGGGATGTCTCGCATCCCGTCGCCTGCGGCAACGGCGCCATTGCCTGGCTTGAAGACGATGCGCTTTGCCACGCGGACCTGGACGCGCTCGTCGTCAACCGCCATGAGCCCCAACAGATGCCCGCCGGCGGCATGACCCTGCAGTCCCTGCCGCGGGGCTGGCTGCTGCTGGGCCATTGGCATGCGCCCCATCGCAGCCTGGACCTGGGCCAGTTGTGGCATCCCGGTTCCGGTCAGGTCCTGCGCATCCGCCACGGCGCGCTCGATCTGGATAGCGGCATCCAGCGCGCCTTGATGTTGCCGGATGGCGACTTGGTGGTCGGCGGACAGCTGCGTCATGTACGCCTGGGTCGCTTCGACGCATTGTTGGGCCGACTGCCAGCCGCTTGA